In Malus sylvestris chromosome 16, drMalSylv7.2, whole genome shotgun sequence, the following are encoded in one genomic region:
- the LOC126606291 gene encoding sodium/hydrogen exchanger 8-like, with translation MATVTAWQLPCRILTAAEEEEDSSSDPTNAVAFVGMCLLIGIACRHLLRGTRVPYTVALLILGIGLGSIEYGTHHRLGRIGDGIRIWANIDPDLLLAVFLPALLFESSFSMEVHQIKRCMVQMMILAGPGVLISTFVLGSALKLTFPYDWSWKTSLLLGGLLSATDPVAVIALLKELGASKKLSTIIEGESMMNDGIAIVVYQLFYQMVLGRSYDWAAIIKFLTQVTFGSVGIGLAFGIVSVLWLMFIFNDTVIEITLTLAVSYVAYFIAQESVGVSGVLTVTTLGMFYAAVARTAFKSESQQSLHHFWEMVAYIANTLVFILSGVIIAEGVLSSENIFDHGKSWLYLILLYVYVQIARFIVVAVSFPLLRYFGYGLDWKEAIILIWSGLRGAVALSLSLSVKQTSDSSSLISSGTGVLFVFFTGGIVFLTLVVNGSTTHFILRLLDLDKLSAAKRRMLEYTKYEMLNKALEAFGDLGDDEELGPADWPSVKRYIAIDVDTETVHSHDASESDNSNNPHVTNLKDIRERLLNGVQAAYWNMLDEGRITQSTANILMQSVDESIDLVSREPLCDWKGLKAHVRFPNYYKFLQTSIFPQKLVTYLTVERLESACYICASFLRAHRIARQELHDFIVLIYSGDSEVASIVINESEAEGEEAKKFLEDVRVTFPQVLRVVKTRQVTFSALNQLTEYLQNLEKVGMLEEKETLHLHDAVQTDMKKLLRNPPSVKIPKINDLISLHPLTGALPPSVREPVEASTKETMKLCGVTLYEEGSKPTGIWFLSTGVVKWTSKSIKNKHSLHPTFAHGSTLGLYEALTGKPYICDMITDSVVLCFCIETHKINSMLRSDPSVEDFLWQESSIALLKLFLPQIFEKMAMQDLRALVAERSVMTIYLRDKSFEIPYRSIGFLLEGFVKIQGVQEELITSPAPLFPSHGYQSFQNLETSGTRVASFPHKGSSYLVETRSRVIIFDMAAFESDSALIRRSSPFVSSAVDHHPHGSFTGEHSGLMSWPERISKAKQQKQNPEGIDQQNNSLSARAMQLSIYGSMVNVNQRRRARSFSRSGPINPSHAVSYPSMPSYQGRSHNVSYPSVPSHHGRPLVSVRSEGATTVRKNLEVRKFTGQTNPPGQQSTNPNKSHEVDNSSDGSGGDDDLIVRVD, from the exons ATGGCGACGGTGACGGCATGGCAGTTACCGTGCAGAATATTGACAGcggcggaggaagaagaagatagtTCGTCAGACCCGACGAACGCAGTGGCGTTCGTGGGGATGTGTTTGCTGATAGGAATCGCCTGCAGGCATCTGTTGCGCGGTACCAGAGTTCCCTACACTGTCGCTCTGCTCATCCTTGGCATTGGCCTCGGCTCCATag AATATGGCACACATCATCGACTGGGGAGGATTGGAGATGGAATTCGAATTT GGGCAAATATTGATCCTGACCTTCTATTGGCTGTTTTTCTGCCTGCCCTTCTTTTCGAGAGTTCGTTTTCTATGGAGGTGCACCAAATAAAG AGGTGTATGGTACAAATGATGATACTAGCTGGTCCCGGTGTTCTAATATCAACCTTTGTCCTTGGATCTGCTTTGAAG CTCACTTTCCCTTACGACTGGAGTTGGAAAACATCACTGCTCCTTGGGGGGCTTCTTAGCGCCACCGATCCTGTGGCTGTTATTGCTCTGTTAAAAGAGCTTGGTGCTAGCAAAAAATTGAGTACGATAATTGAAGGAGAATCCATGATGAATGATGG GATAGCAATTGTCGTGTATCAGTTATTTTATCAAATGGTCCTTGGAAGGAGCTATGACTGGGCCGCCATAATTAAATTTCTCACTCAAGTCACATTTGGATC TGTAGGCATTGGTCTTGCATTTGGCATAGTATCTGTACTTTGGCTCATGTTCATTTTCAATGACACCGTGATAGAGATCACACTAACACTTGCTGTCAGCTACGTTGCTTACTTCATT GCTCAAGAGAGTGTTGGCGTTTCTGGTGTCTTGACGGTGACGACTTTAGGAAT GTTTTATGCTGCGGTTGCAAGGACAGCTTTTAAGAGTGAAAGCCAACAAAGTTTACACCATTTCTG GGAAATGGTTGCTTATATTGCTAATACCTTAGTTTTCATATTGAG tgGAGTTATTATAGCTGAAGGTGTTCTTAGCAGTGAAAATATTTTCGATCATG gAAAATCTTGGTTGTACCTCATTCTTCTCTATGTTTATGTACAAATTGCCCGGTTCATAGTGGTTGCAGTTTCATTTCCCCTTCTCCGGTATTTTGGCTATGGTTTGGACTGGAAAGAGGCTATAATCCTTATATGGTCAGGTCTGCGAGGGGCTGTAGCATTATCACTTTCACTGTCAGTGAAG CAAACTAGTGACAGCTCTTCACTTATCAGTTCTGGCACAGGAGTCCTG TTTGTTTTCTTCACTGGTGGAATTGTCTTCTTGACACTAGTTGTGAATGGTTCCACCACACATTTCATTTTACGCCTTCTAGATCTGGACAAGCTATCGGCAGCTAAG AGGCGCATGCTGGAGTAcacaaaatatgaaatgttGAACAAAGCATTAGAGGCTTTTGGTGATCTTGGAGATGACGAGGAGTTGGGACCGGCTGACTGGCCCTCTGTGAAAAGATATATTGCAATTGATGTTGATACCGAAACTGTACACTCTCACGATGCTTCTGAAAGTGATAATAGTAATAATCCGCACGTTACAAATTTGAAGGATATACGTGAACGTCTTTTGAATG GAGTCCAAGCTGCTTACTGGAACATGCTTGATGAGGGAAGGATTACACAATCTACTGCAAATATTTTGATGCAATCAGTAGATGAATCAATTGACTTGGTTTCACGTGAGCCTTTATGCGACTGGAAAGGTTTAAAAGCTCATGTTCGTTTCCCGAATTACTATAAGTTCCTTCAAACTAGCATTTTCCCCCAGAAATTGGTAACCTATTTGACTGTGGAAAGGCTGGAATCTGCATGTTACATTTGTGCTTCCTTTCTCCGTGCCCATAGAATTGCAAGGCAGGAACTTCATGATTTCATAG TGCTTATCTATTCAGGTGATAGTGAAGTTGCTTCAATCGTCATTAATGAAAGTGAGGCAGAAGGAGAAGAAGCAAAAAAGTTTCTGGAAGATGTTCGTGTCACATTTCCTCAG GTTTTGCGTGTCGTGAAAACAAGACAAGTAACATTCTCAGCTCTAAACCAGTTAACTGAATATCTCCAAAACCTAGAGAAGGTTGGCATGTTGGAAGAAAAAGAGACGCTTCATCTTCATGACGCAGTCCAG ACTGATATGAAAAAGCTTCTACGGAATCCTCCATCAGTAAAGATCCCAAAGATAAATGATTTGATTAGTCTCCATCCTCTAACGGGGGCTCTTCCGCCTTCAGTTCGTGAACCAGTTGAAGCTTCTACCAAGGAAACCATGAAATTGTGTGGTGTGACGCTTTACGAGGAGGGATCCAAGCCTACTGGTATTTGGTTTCTTTCCACTGGTGTAGTAAAG TGGACAAGTAAGAGCATAAAAAACAAGCACTCGCTGCATCCAACTTTTGCTCACGGGAGTACTTTGGGCCTGTATGAAGCGCTAACCGGAAAGCCCTACATTTGTGACATGATCACAGATTCTGTGGTTCTCTGCTTTTGCATTGAAACTCATAAGATAAATTCAATGCTCCGGTCTGATCCGTCGGTCGAAGACTTCCTCTGGCAG gaaaGTTCTATTGCTCTTTTGAAACTTTTCCTTCCACAAATATTTGAGAAAATGGCAATGCAAGATTTGAGAGCTCTTGTTGCGGAAAGGTCAGTGATGACGATTTACCTAAGGGACAAATCTTTTGAAATTCCGTACCGTTCCATTGGATTTCTGTTAGAGGGTTTCGTTAAAATCCAAGGTGTCCAAGAAGAACTGATCACATCACCTGCACCTCTATTCCCCTCACATGGTTATCAGAGCTTCCAGAATCTGGAAACATCAG GCACCAGGGTAGCCAGTTTTCCTCATAAAGGATCCAGTTACCTTGTTGAAACAAGATCGAGAGTGATTATATTCGACATGGCAGCATTTGAATCTGACAGTGCTCTGATTAGACGCTCATCCCCATTTGTATCAAGTGCAGTTGATCATCATCCTCATGGGTCTTTTACTGGAGAGCATAGTGGTCTTATGAGTTGGCCTGAACGAATTTCCAAAGCAAAGCAACAAAAGCAGAACCCCGAAGGGATTGACCAACAAAACAACAGCTTGTCTGCGAGGGCGATGCAGTTAAGCATTTATGGCAGTATG GTGAATGTGAATCAGAGGAGGCGTGCTCGAAGTTTTTCGAGAAGTGGTCCGATTAATCCATCACACGCCGTGTCATATCCAAGCATGCCATCATATCAAGGCCGTTCACACAATGTATCATATCCGAGTGTTCCATCACATCACGGCCGTCCGCTGGTTTCAGTCAGATCAGAAGGGGCAACAACTGTGAGAAAGAACCTTGAAGTGAGAAAATTCACAGGCCAAACAAATCCTCCAGGGCAGCAAAGTACAAACCCAAATAAGAGCCACGAGGTAGACAATTCGAGTGATGGATCGGGTGGTGACgatgatttaattgtgagaGTCGATTGA